A single region of the Pyricularia oryzae 70-15 chromosome 4, whole genome shotgun sequence genome encodes:
- a CDS encoding hypoxanthine guanine phosphoribosyltransferase, with the protein MVQKLYVKYNDVHKLCQESAPQILSDFQPQLMIAIGGGGYVPARILRSFLKKPGNPNIPIQAIGLSLYEQLSTDSVEEAPGTKVTRTQWLDLSSLGEMSNLLGKRILIVDEVDDTRTTLEYAVKELEKDVEAARVKAGYEGPKTEFQIFVLHNKNKNKKGTLPHEMLENGKYMAARTVEDVWICYPWEAADIDEHDRLASLQTKE; encoded by the exons ATGGTTCAAAAACTTTACGTCAAGTACAATGAT GTACACAAGCTGTGCCAGGAGTCGGCTCCCCAGATCCTCTCCGACTTCCAGCCGCAGCTGATGATCGccatcggcggcggtggctaCGTCCCCGCCCGTATCCTGCGTTCCTTCCTCAAGAAGCCCGGCAACCCCAACATCCCTATCCAGGCCATCGGCCTGTCGCTGTATGAGCAGCTGTCGACCGACTCGGTGGAGGAGGCGCCGGGGACCAAGGTCACGCGCACGCAGTGGCTCGACCTGAGCAGCCTCGGAGAGATGAGCAACCTGCTCGGCAAGCGCATCCTCATCGTCGACGAGGTCGACGACACCCGCACCACGCTCGAGTACGCCGTCAAGGAGCTCGAGAAGGACGTCGAGGCCGCCAGGGTCAAAGCCGGCTACGAGGGGCCCAAGACTGAGTTTCAGATCTTTGTCTTGCAT aacaagaacaagaacaagaagggcACTCTGCCTCACGAGATGTTGGAGAATGGAAAGTACATGGCCGCAAGGACCGTCGAGGATGTTTGGATCTGCTACCCGTGGGAGGCCGCCGACATTGATGAGCACGACAGGCTAGCAAGCCTGCAGACGAAGGAGTAA
- a CDS encoding pantothenate transporter liz, protein MGVGSAIKRNKAVAVIISVFDWYPSDSSAVERKLLRKLDLAILIFGSLSFFCRFLGQQNITNAYVSGMREDLNAFGNELNYYKMAYNTAYVLGQIPLMTLQTKGKLAIWLLPTLQISWAIIGFCQSTVTQNWHLYVLRALTGFLEASSFGGTHLILGSWYKNDEVFKRAGVWFMGNSLGSMFSGYLQAAAYKNLNGVMGRAGWRWLFIIHGVITLPISFLGYAVWPGLPISKRRWWMTEEEHALALKRIPVVEKEGITWKTFKYTLSRPMWWICVPTYVCLVLSNYWTTYMALWLRAEKYPIEMVNVLPTFIDLIRAFSSWLGTTLAGTLSLRGLWTFQFTTMFFACLMLSIWNIPNALKFVAFYLSGFSGMASPILYTWVNFTLKENYGERGLIISSMMTMGFSTSIWVPLLIFPAVEAPEWKKGYPASTVFQFLMYSGLMFGSWYMVRWKTRQPDPEREQQQERRHEEEVESAGTRTDDDEKHVGSSSALPAGPAAAVVAPAAAADDQAGRR, encoded by the exons ATGGGTGTCGGAAGCGCCATCAAGCGCAACAAGGCGGTTGCCGTGATAATATCCGTGTTTGACTGGTACC CATCCGATTCCTCGGCAGTGGAGAGGAAACTCCTCAGAAAGTTGGATCTCGCCATCCTGATATTCGGGTCCTTGAGTT TCTTTTGCCGA TTTCTGGGACAGCAAAACATCACCAATGCTTACGTCTCGGGCATGCGAGAGGACCTCAATGCTTTTGGCAATGAGCTCAACTACTACAAAATGGCTT ATAACACGGCCTATGTATTGGGGCAAATCCCCTTGATGACACTGCAGACCAAGGGGAAGCT CGCCATCTGGCTTCTCCCGACTTTGCAAATATCCTGGGCCATTATCGGCTTCTGTCAATCCACAGTAACTCAAAACTGGCACCTTTACGTGCTGCGGGCCCTGACTGGGTTTCTGGAggcttcttcttttggcgGGACACATCTGATTT TGGGAAGCTGGTACAAGAATGACGAGGTCTTCAAGCGCGCAGGAGTTTGGTTCATGGGCAACTCCCTCGGCTCCATGTTCTCGGGATACCTTCAGGCGGCCGCCTACAAAAACCTCAACGGAGTCATGGGTCGGGCTGGCTGGCGCTGGCTGTTCATCATTC ACGGTGTTATCACCCTGCCCATCTCCTTCCTCGGATACGCCGTCTGGCCCGGGCTGCCCATCTCAAAGCGCCGCTGGTGGATGACGGAAGAGGAGCACGCCCTCGCCCTCAAGCGCATCCCCGTGGTCGAGAAGGAGGGCATCACGTGGAAGACGTTCAAGTACACGCTCAGTCGGCCCATGTGGTGGATCTGCGTGCCCACCTACGTCTGCCTGGTGCTGTCCAACTACTGGACCACGTACATGGCGCTGTGGCTTCGTGCGGAGAAGTATCCCATCGAGATGGTGAACGTGCTGCCTACGTTTATCGACCTGATTCGCGCCTTTAGCTCGTGGCTGGGTACAACCTTGGCGGGCACGCTGAGTCTGCGAGGACTCTGGACGTTTCAGTTT ACCACCATGTTCTTTGCATGTCTGATGCTCTCCATCTGGAATATTCCCAACGCGCTCAAGTTTGTTGCCTTTTACTTGAGTGGCTTCTCAGGCATGGCGTCGCCGATTCTG TACACATGGGTAAACTTCACCCTAAAAGAAAACTACGGCGAGCGTGGCCTCATCATCTCGTCAATGATGACCATGGGCTTCTCAACCAGCATATGGGTGCCTCTGTTGATT TTCCCCGCCGTGGAAGCCCCCGAATGGAAAAAGGGATATCCGGCATCGACCGTCTTCCAGTTCCTCATGTACAGCGGACTCATGTTTGGCTCGTGGTACATGGTGCGCTGGAAGACGAGGCAGCCCGACCCGGAgcgggagcagcagcaggagagACGACACGAGGAGGAAGTGGAAAGCGCAGGCACCAGGACGGACGACGATGAGAAACATGTCGGCAGTAGCAGCGCGTTGCCCGCGGGGCCCGCCGCGGCAGTGGTGGCGCCAGCCGCCGCTGCAGACGACCAGGCTGGACGGCGATGA